One Mycolicibacterium pulveris genomic region harbors:
- a CDS encoding septum formation family protein has translation MTMPPGQPPEYGPPPSPYGQQPYPPPPPPPYSPPPGGYYPPPNPKSKSNKVLLIVLGVVVGLIVLVVGVSIALFLIIGKDTVTATDVKVGDCLKEIPAGGRVLTVQTTSCDESHAGEVFAVLLMPDGEFPGQNAIDDYAEKCSPELASYSPAAMEDDTIQMFVLYPTAETWAQGDRAVTCIATLDPPRTGTIKG, from the coding sequence GTGACCATGCCGCCGGGCCAGCCGCCCGAGTACGGACCGCCCCCGTCGCCATACGGACAGCAGCCGTATCCGCCGCCTCCCCCGCCGCCGTACTCGCCGCCGCCCGGCGGTTACTACCCGCCGCCGAACCCGAAGTCGAAGTCCAACAAGGTGCTGCTGATCGTGCTGGGCGTCGTCGTCGGGCTGATCGTGCTCGTGGTCGGCGTCAGCATCGCGTTGTTCCTGATCATCGGCAAGGACACCGTCACCGCGACGGACGTCAAGGTGGGCGACTGCCTCAAGGAGATCCCGGCCGGCGGCCGGGTCCTGACGGTGCAGACCACCTCATGTGACGAATCCCACGCCGGTGAGGTGTTCGCGGTGCTGCTGATGCCCGACGGGGAGTTTCCCGGCCAGAACGCCATCGACGACTACGCCGAAAAGTGCAGTCCCGAGTTGGCCAGCTATTCGCCGGCCGCGATGGAGGACGACACCATCCAGATGTTCGTGCTCTATCCCACCGCCGAGACCTGGGCCCAGGGCGATAGGGCCGTGACCTGCATCGCCACGCTCGATCCGCCGCGCACGGGAACCATCAAAGGTTGA
- the thiD gene encoding bifunctional hydroxymethylpyrimidine kinase/phosphomethylpyrimidine kinase translates to MNQRFLPVPAPGTTPVRVMTIAGSDSGGGAGIQADMRTFALLGVHGLVAVTAVTVQNSVGVKGFHEVPLDIIAGQIEAVASDIGLQAAKTGMLASSAIIDTVADVWRGQGLSGSVPLVVDPVCASMHGDPLLHPSALDSLKHQLFPLATLVTPNLDEVRLFTGIEVVDAATQHDAARALHGLGPQWALVKGGHLRTSSHSADLLYNGTDFFEFDATRIDTGHDHGAGDTLAAATASALAHGHSVPDAVEFGKRWVTECLRAAYPLGQGHGPVSPLFRLSR, encoded by the coding sequence ATGAACCAGCGATTTCTGCCGGTGCCTGCCCCCGGCACGACGCCGGTGCGGGTGATGACGATCGCGGGATCGGACTCCGGCGGCGGCGCCGGCATCCAGGCCGACATGCGCACGTTCGCCCTGCTCGGCGTGCACGGCCTGGTCGCGGTCACCGCGGTGACCGTGCAGAACTCGGTGGGCGTCAAAGGATTTCACGAGGTGCCGCTCGACATCATCGCGGGCCAGATCGAGGCGGTGGCCTCCGACATCGGGTTGCAGGCCGCCAAGACCGGCATGCTGGCGTCCTCGGCGATCATCGACACCGTGGCCGACGTGTGGCGCGGGCAAGGCCTTTCGGGCAGCGTGCCGCTGGTGGTCGACCCGGTGTGCGCGTCGATGCACGGTGACCCGCTGCTGCATCCCAGCGCGCTGGATTCCCTCAAGCACCAACTGTTTCCGTTGGCCACGCTGGTGACGCCCAACCTCGACGAGGTCCGGCTGTTCACCGGCATCGAAGTCGTCGACGCGGCAACCCAACACGACGCCGCGCGCGCACTGCACGGTCTGGGACCGCAGTGGGCGCTGGTCAAGGGCGGCCACCTGCGCACGTCGTCGCACAGCGCGGACCTGCTGTACAACGGCACCGACTTCTTCGAGTTCGACGCGACGCGCATCGACACCGGCCACGACCACGGCGCGGGCGACACCCTGGCCGCCGCCACCGCCAGCGCGCTGGCCCACGGCCACTCCGTGCCCGACGCCGTCGAGTTCGGCAAGCGCTGGGTGACCGAATGCCTGCGCGCGGCTTATCCGCTGGGGCAGGGGCACGGACCGGTGTCGCCGTTGTTCAGACTGTCCCGATGA
- a CDS encoding alpha/beta hydrolase family protein translates to MNLEQIAGVAHAPQATPTGVVVLTHGAGGSRESPLLIRVCEEWARRGWLAVRYNLPYRRRRPKGPPSGSAKADQAGVAEAVAAARALADGPVIAGGHSYGGRMTSMVVADRHADVDVLTLFSYPLHPPGKPERMRTEHLPRIATPTVFTHGSSDPFGSLDELATAAKLIDAPTEVVEITGARHDLGSKSVDVAAMAVDAALRLLA, encoded by the coding sequence ATGAACCTCGAGCAGATCGCGGGCGTCGCACACGCCCCGCAAGCCACGCCGACGGGCGTGGTCGTGCTCACCCACGGGGCGGGCGGGAGCCGGGAGTCCCCGCTGCTCATCCGCGTCTGTGAGGAATGGGCGCGCCGGGGTTGGCTGGCGGTGCGCTACAACCTGCCCTACCGGCGACGCCGCCCGAAGGGCCCGCCGTCGGGGTCGGCCAAGGCCGATCAGGCCGGCGTCGCGGAAGCCGTCGCCGCGGCCCGCGCCTTGGCCGACGGCCCGGTGATCGCGGGTGGGCATTCCTACGGCGGCCGGATGACGTCGATGGTGGTCGCTGACCGGCACGCTGACGTCGACGTGCTGACGCTGTTCTCCTATCCGTTGCACCCGCCCGGCAAGCCCGAGCGCATGCGCACCGAGCACCTGCCGCGCATCGCCACGCCGACGGTGTTCACCCACGGCAGCTCGGACCCGTTCGGCAGCCTCGACGAGTTGGCGACCGCGGCGAAGCTCATCGACGCGCCCACCGAGGTCGTCGAGATCACCGGGGCCCGCCACGACCTCGGCTCGAAGTCAGTCGATGTGGCGGCCATGGCCGTCGATGCGGCACTACGCTTGCTGGCGTGA
- the thiC gene encoding phosphomethylpyrimidine synthase ThiC, with protein MALSNNAAATPSVTTGPIAGSTKIYRELEDGARVPFRRVNLSNGEHFDLYDTSGPYTDPTADIDLHRGLPPRAGVVRDRGTQLQRARAGEITAEMAFIAAREGVPAELVRDEVARGRAVIPANHNHPEAEPMIIGKAFAVKVNANIGNSAVTSSIAEEVDKMVWATRWGADTIMDLSTGRDIHTTREWILRNSPVPVGTVPIYQALEKVNGDPTALTWELYRDTVIEQCEQGVDYMTVHAGVLLRYVPLTAQRVTGIVSRGGSIMAAWCLAHHRESFLYTHFEELCEILARYDVTFSLGDGLRPGSIADANDAAQFAELRTLGELTKVAKSHGVQVMIEGPGHVPMHKIVENVRLEEELCEEAPFYTLGPLATDIAPAYDHITSAIGAAIIAQAGTAMLCYVTPKEHLGLPDRKDVKDGVIAYKIAAHAADLAKGHPHAQQRDDALSRARFEFRWNDQFALSLDPDTAREFHDETLPAEPAKTAHFCSMCGPKFCSMRISQDVREYAAMQAGMAEKSREFAEHGNRVYLPLA; from the coding sequence ATGGCGCTGTCGAACAATGCTGCGGCTACTCCGTCCGTCACCACCGGCCCGATCGCGGGCAGCACCAAGATCTATCGGGAACTCGAGGACGGCGCGCGCGTGCCGTTTCGGAGAGTGAACCTCTCCAACGGTGAACACTTCGACCTGTACGACACCTCCGGCCCGTACACCGATCCGACCGCCGACATCGACCTGCATCGGGGCCTTCCCCCGCGAGCGGGTGTCGTGCGCGACCGCGGCACCCAACTGCAACGCGCCCGCGCCGGCGAGATCACCGCGGAGATGGCGTTCATCGCCGCACGCGAAGGTGTGCCTGCCGAGCTGGTGCGCGACGAGGTCGCCCGCGGGCGCGCGGTGATTCCCGCCAACCACAACCACCCCGAGGCCGAGCCGATGATCATCGGCAAGGCGTTCGCGGTGAAAGTCAATGCCAACATCGGTAATTCGGCGGTGACCAGTTCCATCGCCGAAGAGGTCGACAAGATGGTCTGGGCCACCCGGTGGGGCGCCGACACCATCATGGACCTGTCCACCGGCCGCGACATCCACACCACCCGGGAGTGGATCCTTCGCAACTCGCCGGTGCCGGTCGGCACCGTGCCGATCTATCAGGCGCTGGAGAAGGTCAACGGCGACCCGACCGCGCTCACATGGGAGTTGTACCGCGACACCGTGATCGAGCAGTGTGAGCAGGGCGTCGACTACATGACCGTGCACGCCGGGGTGTTGCTGCGCTACGTTCCGCTGACGGCGCAGCGGGTCACCGGCATCGTCAGCCGCGGCGGCTCGATCATGGCCGCCTGGTGCCTGGCCCATCATCGGGAGTCCTTCCTGTACACGCACTTCGAGGAGCTCTGCGAGATCCTGGCCCGCTACGACGTGACGTTCTCGCTCGGCGACGGGCTGCGGCCCGGATCGATCGCGGACGCCAACGACGCCGCCCAGTTCGCCGAGCTGCGCACGCTCGGTGAACTGACGAAGGTTGCCAAATCCCATGGCGTGCAGGTGATGATCGAAGGGCCCGGCCACGTGCCGATGCACAAGATCGTCGAGAACGTGCGGCTCGAGGAGGAGCTGTGCGAGGAAGCCCCGTTCTACACGCTCGGCCCGTTGGCCACCGACATCGCACCGGCCTACGACCACATCACCTCGGCGATCGGCGCGGCGATCATCGCCCAGGCCGGCACCGCGATGCTGTGCTACGTCACCCCCAAGGAGCACCTCGGGCTGCCCGACCGCAAGGACGTCAAGGACGGCGTGATCGCCTACAAGATCGCCGCCCACGCCGCCGATCTGGCCAAGGGGCATCCACACGCACAGCAGCGCGACGACGCGCTGTCGCGTGCCCGCTTCGAGTTCCGGTGGAACGACCAGTTCGCGTTGTCGCTCGACCCGGACACCGCACGCGAGTTCCACGACGAGACCCTGCCCGCCGAACCGGCCAAGACCGCGCACTTCTGCTCGATGTGCGGCCCGAAGTTCTGCTCGATGCGCATCAGCCAGGACGTCCGCGAATACGCCGCCATGCAAGCCGGAATGGCCGAGAAGTCGCGGGAATTCGCCGAACACGGCAACCGCGTCTATCTTCCACTGGCATGA
- a CDS encoding flavin-containing monooxygenase, translated as MTRHFDAVIVGAGFGGIGAAIQLKRLGYENFVIVDREDDLGGTWHVNRYPGLAVDVPTTTYSYYFEPNPNWSRLFSTGDEIKQYAADVADKYDVRKHMRFRTVVQGARWDEDAKLWQVTVNDGEVLSARYLITATGFLSQPKIPDIPGIDTFAGRVIHTADWDDDYNPDGQRIAVIGTGATAVQLIPELAKTAADLTVYQRTPIWVVPKIDLRIGPRTKRLFARLPMTQRILRWLTDSIYEWMVTIGVVHYRTFRGRGNISAADLSKLHRFLTIRDKELRRRLTPDYEFGCKRPTFSNDYYRAFTRPNVHLQDIGIDHVQSDGIVGKDGTKNTIDTMVLATGFDLWEANFPAIEIIGREGRNLGKWWRENRFQAYQGVSIPYFPNLLSLASPYAFLGLNFFNTMEYQMRLMDRLFRELQARGASIFEVTEEANTRYLGRMTELLGNSLFTLGNCASARSYYYDPAGEPTLLRPTTTDTALREASEFPLSDYVIS; from the coding sequence ATGACCAGGCACTTCGACGCGGTGATCGTCGGCGCGGGCTTCGGCGGAATCGGTGCGGCCATCCAGCTCAAGCGGTTGGGCTACGAGAACTTCGTCATCGTCGACCGTGAGGACGACTTGGGCGGCACGTGGCACGTCAACCGCTACCCGGGGCTGGCCGTCGACGTCCCGACCACCACGTACTCCTACTACTTCGAGCCGAACCCGAACTGGTCGCGGCTGTTCTCCACCGGCGACGAGATCAAGCAGTACGCCGCCGACGTCGCCGACAAGTACGACGTGCGCAAACACATGCGCTTTCGCACCGTGGTGCAAGGCGCCCGCTGGGACGAAGACGCCAAGCTCTGGCAGGTGACCGTCAACGACGGCGAGGTGCTCAGCGCCCGCTACCTGATCACCGCCACCGGCTTCCTGTCCCAGCCGAAGATCCCCGACATCCCCGGCATCGACACCTTCGCGGGCCGCGTCATCCACACCGCCGATTGGGATGACGACTACAACCCCGACGGGCAGCGGATCGCCGTCATCGGGACCGGCGCCACCGCGGTGCAGCTCATCCCCGAACTGGCCAAGACCGCGGCCGACCTGACCGTGTATCAGCGCACCCCGATCTGGGTGGTGCCCAAGATAGATCTGCGCATCGGGCCGCGGACGAAGCGGTTGTTCGCCCGGTTACCTATGACGCAGCGCATCCTGCGCTGGCTCACAGACTCCATCTACGAGTGGATGGTCACGATCGGGGTCGTGCACTACCGGACGTTCCGCGGCCGGGGCAACATCTCGGCCGCCGACCTGTCCAAGCTGCATCGCTTCCTCACCATCCGGGACAAGGAGCTTCGGCGCAGGCTCACTCCGGACTATGAATTCGGTTGCAAGCGACCAACTTTCAGCAACGATTACTACCGAGCCTTCACCAGACCGAATGTGCACCTGCAGGACATCGGGATCGACCACGTGCAATCCGACGGCATCGTGGGCAAGGACGGCACCAAGAACACCATCGATACCATGGTGCTCGCTACCGGGTTTGATCTATGGGAGGCCAACTTCCCGGCCATCGAGATCATCGGTCGTGAGGGCCGCAACCTCGGAAAGTGGTGGCGCGAGAACAGGTTCCAGGCCTACCAGGGCGTGTCGATACCGTACTTTCCGAACCTGCTGAGCCTGGCCAGCCCGTACGCCTTCCTCGGACTGAACTTCTTCAACACGATGGAATACCAGATGCGGCTGATGGACCGGCTGTTCCGGGAGCTGCAGGCGCGCGGTGCGAGCATCTTCGAGGTCACCGAGGAAGCCAACACCCGCTACCTGGGCCGGATGACCGAGTTGCTCGGCAATTCACTGTTCACCTTGGGCAATTGCGCATCGGCGCGGTCCTACTACTATGACCCGGCCGGGGAGCCGACGCTGCTGCGGCCCACCACCACCGATACGGCGCTCAGGGAGGCCTCCGAGTTCCCCCTGAGCGACTACGTGATCAGCTAA
- a CDS encoding TetR/AcrR family transcriptional regulator, translating into MSPSGPPRPDAVRRRPKDRKAQIAQASAEAFSAVGYYGVSMEAIASRVNISAAALYRHYASKYELFRDAVLSLGQQLVDCTTFADDVELDDPRDLLDRLIRALIDTSMRNRISGGLYRWEGRYLRGDDQATLIAQMRVVNHRIQRPLNVIRPGLSSRQRWTLSIAALSVIGSIVDHRAKLPAVQVRALLADLAQAVLTTDLPDLSEAAAAPRVRTGTDSSKYEALLTESMWLFNVKGYRETSMEEIAAAVGMPASGIYRYFSGKSDILAAAFRRAADRLSAEVATITSTNPDPEDALTAIIDSYVERSFDQPELDYVYYTERLNMTAADQKILRNMQRATVESWVDLVVAVRPEWTPGQARFAVHAAMSLVIDLGRLTRYDNSPQSHLMLQRLLDLTLLGRYRLRATLPAR; encoded by the coding sequence ATGTCGCCCAGCGGTCCACCCCGCCCTGACGCGGTGCGGCGCCGGCCGAAGGACCGCAAGGCCCAGATCGCGCAGGCGTCGGCCGAGGCGTTCAGCGCGGTGGGATATTACGGCGTGAGCATGGAGGCCATCGCCTCGCGCGTCAACATCTCCGCCGCCGCGCTGTACCGCCACTACGCGAGCAAGTACGAGCTGTTTCGGGACGCGGTGCTGAGCCTGGGGCAGCAGTTGGTGGACTGCACGACGTTCGCCGACGACGTCGAGCTCGACGATCCGCGGGATCTGCTCGACCGGTTGATCCGGGCGCTCATCGACACCTCGATGCGCAACCGGATCTCCGGCGGGTTGTATCGGTGGGAGGGCCGGTACCTGCGCGGCGACGACCAGGCCACGCTGATCGCACAAATGCGTGTCGTGAACCATCGAATCCAGCGTCCGCTCAACGTGATTCGTCCGGGCCTTTCCTCGCGGCAACGATGGACGCTGTCCATTGCGGCGCTATCGGTGATCGGCAGCATCGTCGATCACCGGGCCAAGTTGCCTGCCGTCCAGGTCCGCGCGCTGCTGGCCGACCTCGCGCAGGCGGTGCTGACCACCGACCTGCCCGACCTTTCGGAAGCCGCGGCTGCGCCCCGGGTGCGGACCGGGACCGACTCGTCGAAGTACGAAGCGCTGTTGACCGAGTCGATGTGGCTTTTCAACGTCAAGGGCTACCGCGAGACCAGCATGGAGGAGATCGCCGCGGCCGTCGGCATGCCGGCGTCCGGGATCTATCGGTACTTCTCGGGCAAGAGCGACATCCTCGCGGCCGCGTTCCGGCGCGCGGCCGACCGGTTGTCCGCCGAAGTCGCGACGATCACGAGCACCAACCCCGACCCGGAGGACGCGCTGACCGCGATCATCGATTCCTATGTCGAGCGATCGTTCGACCAGCCCGAACTGGACTACGTGTACTACACCGAGCGGCTCAACATGACCGCGGCCGACCAGAAGATCCTGCGCAACATGCAGCGCGCCACCGTGGAGTCATGGGTCGACCTGGTGGTCGCGGTGCGCCCGGAGTGGACACCCGGGCAGGCGCGGTTCGCCGTGCACGCGGCGATGTCGCTGGTGATCGATCTGGGCCGGTTGACCCGCTACGACAACTCGCCGCAGAGCCACCTGATGTTGCAGCGGCTGCTCGACCTTACGTTGTTGGGCCGCTACCGGTTACGTGCGACGTTGCCCGCCAGGTAA